The following coding sequences are from one Chloroflexota bacterium window:
- a CDS encoding GAF domain-containing protein, with amino-acid sequence MANEPIRILIVEDSSRDAELAQREIRRSLGPCVFRNVETREDYLTALETFQPDLILSDYSLPRFDGMTALKLALERVPLTPVVVWTGSLNEDIAVECMKAGATNYIIKENIKRLGPAVVHALAEKQVGVERKRAEEALRDSEARYRLLAENASDVIFAMDMNLHFTYISPSVTRLRGYTVEEAMAQTVVEILTPASLELVANAFQEALAIEDRAYQNSPPSRTLELEEYCKDGSTVWVEITFTFLRDAQDQMIGFLGITRDITERKRAEEQIQKNAARAEALARVAARLNAQLDMNAVLGAVCEETARALNVPGATVTLYDEHEQVLYYAADFGMPAEYLARAQPVPRAFFDRYLLEERTVLVIPDIQARREFPNTPLFTDLNIHTVVSGAMQRDSELIGSLNIYSFGEIRQFADDELALLKGLADQAALAIANARLYEQERASRTELDALFAVSSRLREAQGADNVAKLALRQTMEIFHADAGTLTLKQLNSDQFKIAFAEGHIASAVGHTHGTEGTIGGIVLHTRRPYVTLDYASDPRRLVLEATEHIGPAAFVPLQSEIEFLGVMMIARPRTPDAKPFSPAEVRLLATIGEMVGNTLRRARLYDDAQRRLERTQALHQIDITITSSFDLRFTIGVFLEQATTQLHVDAAEVLLYDPHSHILEYVAGRGFRSSATSQTRLRLGEGYAGRAALERRIITASHWDKDTNGLARTTWLGGEDFVDYFAVPLIAKGDIKGVLEIFHRAPIEANAEWLEFLNTLATQAAVAIDNATLFNNLQRSNIELALAYDETIHGWSRALDLRDRETQGHTERVMELTLRLARAMNIPQEDMVHIRRGALLHDIGKMGVPDSILLKSTKLSDDEWQIMRSHPESAFQMLATIPYLKPALDIPYCHHEKWDGTGYPRGLKGEQIPLVARIFAVVDVWDALCSDRPYRHAWSEEAALNYIREQAGKHFDPKVAAIFLQLISNGEI; translated from the coding sequence ATGGCAAATGAACCGATTCGCATATTGATCGTCGAGGATTCGTCGAGAGATGCGGAACTCGCCCAACGCGAAATTCGCAGGTCGCTTGGACCATGCGTGTTCCGCAATGTGGAGACGCGCGAAGACTATTTGACCGCGCTCGAAACATTCCAGCCCGACCTCATCCTCTCAGACTATAGTCTACCCCGCTTCGACGGCATGACCGCGCTGAAACTGGCGCTCGAGCGTGTTCCGCTTACGCCCGTGGTCGTCTGGACTGGCTCGCTGAATGAAGACATCGCCGTCGAGTGCATGAAAGCCGGCGCAACTAACTACATCATCAAAGAAAACATTAAACGATTGGGACCCGCGGTGGTTCACGCGCTCGCAGAGAAACAAGTAGGCGTGGAACGGAAACGCGCCGAGGAGGCGCTCCGGGACAGCGAAGCGCGTTATCGCCTTCTCGCGGAGAATGCCAGCGATGTCATCTTCGCGATGGATATGAACCTTCACTTTACTTATATTAGTCCTTCAGTCACCCGGCTGCGTGGTTATACGGTCGAAGAAGCCATGGCGCAAACCGTCGTCGAGATCCTGACGCCCGCGTCGCTAGAATTGGTGGCAAACGCTTTTCAAGAAGCGCTGGCTATCGAAGACAGGGCATACCAGAATTCGCCGCCATCGCGCACCCTGGAGTTGGAAGAATATTGCAAAGACGGCTCGACCGTCTGGGTGGAAATCACTTTTACATTTCTCCGCGACGCGCAAGACCAGATGATTGGATTCCTGGGAATTACGCGCGACATTACCGAACGCAAGCGCGCCGAAGAGCAAATTCAGAAAAACGCCGCACGCGCGGAGGCGCTGGCGCGGGTCGCCGCGCGACTCAATGCCCAACTCGATATGAACGCGGTACTCGGCGCGGTGTGCGAGGAAACCGCGCGCGCGCTCAACGTCCCCGGCGCGACCGTGACCTTGTACGATGAACATGAGCAAGTGCTTTACTATGCCGCCGATTTTGGAATGCCGGCGGAGTACCTGGCGCGCGCCCAGCCCGTGCCGCGCGCGTTCTTCGACCGGTACCTTTTAGAGGAGCGCACTGTCTTGGTCATTCCGGACATCCAAGCAAGACGCGAGTTTCCCAATACCCCCTTGTTTACCGACTTGAACATTCACACGGTTGTCAGCGGGGCGATGCAACGCGACAGTGAACTGATCGGTTCGCTGAACATCTACTCGTTCGGCGAAATCCGTCAGTTTGCCGACGACGAACTCGCGTTGCTCAAGGGCTTGGCGGACCAAGCCGCGCTCGCGATTGCGAATGCGCGCTTGTACGAGCAAGAGCGCGCGAGCCGAACGGAACTCGACGCGCTTTTCGCCGTCTCCTCGCGACTGCGCGAGGCGCAGGGAGCCGACAACGTTGCGAAACTCGCGTTGCGCCAAACCATGGAAATCTTCCACGCGGATGCTGGGACGCTCACGCTGAAACAACTCAATAGTGATCAATTCAAAATTGCGTTTGCCGAAGGACATATCGCGTCCGCGGTAGGGCACACGCATGGAACCGAAGGGACCATCGGTGGAATAGTCCTCCACACACGACGCCCCTACGTCACGTTGGATTATGCCAGTGACCCCCGGCGTCTGGTTCTCGAAGCCACCGAGCACATTGGTCCCGCGGCGTTCGTGCCCTTGCAATCCGAGATCGAGTTCTTGGGCGTGATGATGATCGCGCGCCCGCGCACGCCGGACGCCAAACCCTTCTCGCCCGCCGAAGTGCGTTTGCTCGCCACCATCGGCGAGATGGTGGGCAACACCTTGCGCCGCGCGCGCCTGTACGATGACGCGCAACGACGCTTGGAGCGCACCCAGGCATTGCACCAAATTGATATCACCATCACGTCTAGTTTCGATTTGCGTTTTACGATTGGCGTCTTTTTGGAGCAAGCCACAACGCAACTCCACGTGGATGCCGCCGAGGTCTTGCTCTACGATCCGCATTCGCATATCTTGGAATACGTGGCGGGACGCGGTTTTCGGTCGAGCGCGACGAGCCAAACGCGGTTACGGCTGGGGGAAGGGTATGCCGGGCGCGCGGCGCTGGAACGCCGAATTATCACGGCGTCCCACTGGGACAAGGATACGAACGGGTTGGCGCGTACGACCTGGCTCGGCGGCGAAGATTTCGTGGATTATTTCGCCGTGCCGCTCATCGCCAAAGGCGACATCAAAGGTGTTTTGGAAATCTTTCATCGCGCGCCCATCGAGGCGAATGCCGAATGGCTCGAATTTTTGAACACCCTGGCAACCCAAGCCGCCGTGGCGATAGACAACGCCACCCTCTTTAACAACTTGCAGCGCTCGAACATCGAACTCGCGCTTGCCTACGATGAAACGATTCACGGGTGGTCGCGCGCGTTAGACCTGCGCGATCGGGAGACTCAGGGACACACCGAACGAGTGATGGAGCTAACCTTGCGCCTGGCGCGCGCGATGAACATTCCTCAGGAAGACATGGTGCACATCCGGCGCGGCGCGCTCTTGCACGACATTGGCAAAATGGGCGTGCCCGATTCAATTCTACTCAAGAGCACCAAACTAAGCGACGACGAGTGGCAGATCATGCGCTCGCATCCCGAATCCGCGTTCCAAATGTTGGCGACGATTCCGTACCTCAAGCCGGCGCTCGACATTCCGTACTGTCACCACGAAAAATGGGACGGCACCGGCTACCCGCGCGGGCTAAAGGGCGAACAAATCCCGCTGGTCGCGCGCATCTTTGCCGTCGTGGACGTGTGGGACGCGCTGTGTTCCGACCGCCCTTATCGTCACGCGTGGAGCGAGGAAGCCGCGCTCAATTACATTCGGGAACAAGCCGGGAAACACTTCGATCCAAAGGTCGCCGCGATTTTTCTGCAATTAATATCCAACGGCGAGATTTGA